The Bacillota bacterium LX-D genome has a window encoding:
- the infB gene encoding translation initiation factor IF-2, producing the protein MSKLRVYELAKEKKINTKELVWILGKLGVEVKSHMSTIDEKEIALLENYLNSKDKDEKKSTEDLENKNIVKNENLPKNNDKDYKANEKSGDLNLNNKRGSNQRKDALNKNNSDHKRAEANKSQSNKDNNGVNSKVNNRVQNKVNNNMSNNAPKEDTASRAVKYVDNDKNFEPKKQIIKKRTSDDKKNTDFRNRRKKNDRKKHEPAPKPDVQVIKKVTLGESIVVQDFAKKIGKTASDIIKKLIGLGVMATVNQEIDLDTATLVAAEYGIEVEFKTDKPMTEIEEMEDAPESLKERPPVVTVMGHVDHGKTSLLDAIRKSNVTATEAGGITQHIGAYQVEINKRKLTFLDTPGHEAFTAMRARGAQATDIAILVVAADDGVMPQTIEAINHAKAAEVPIIVAINKIDRPNAAPERVKQELAEYGLISEEWGGDTLFVEVSALKKQGISELLEMILLVADMSELKANPNRLASGVVIEAKLDKGRGPVATILVQKGTLHIGDIIVSGTVFGKVRAMMDDKGNKINGAGPSVPVEVLGLSNVPEAGDIFQAVEDEKLAREVVNQRQIVKRQEELQKGHKVTLDDLFDSINAGELKELNIILKADVQGSVEALKQSLEGLNTDEVKVNVIHNGVGAITETDVMLASASNAIIIGFNVRPDSNTRKAAENEQVDIKLYRVIYEAIDNVKAALSGLLDPEWKENVIGRAEVRQIFKVPKVGTVAGSYVTDGKITNKSKIRVIRDGIVIHEGEIESLRRFKDDVKEVSQGFECGLGLQRFNDIKEGDVFEAYVMEEVKRELD; encoded by the coding sequence ATGAGCAAATTACGAGTCTACGAATTAGCAAAGGAAAAAAAAATAAATACGAAGGAGTTAGTTTGGATTCTTGGCAAATTAGGGGTAGAAGTTAAATCTCACATGAGCACTATAGACGAAAAAGAAATTGCTTTATTAGAAAACTATCTTAATTCAAAGGATAAAGACGAAAAAAAGAGTACGGAAGATCTTGAAAATAAAAATATTGTGAAAAACGAAAATTTGCCAAAGAACAATGACAAGGATTACAAGGCTAATGAAAAAAGCGGTGACTTAAATCTTAATAACAAGCGGGGAAGTAATCAACGCAAAGACGCTCTTAATAAGAATAATTCCGATCATAAAAGGGCAGAAGCTAATAAAAGCCAATCAAACAAAGATAATAATGGCGTAAATAGTAAGGTAAATAACAGAGTGCAGAATAAAGTAAATAACAATATGTCAAATAATGCTCCTAAAGAGGATACTGCTTCTCGAGCTGTTAAATATGTTGACAATGACAAAAATTTTGAGCCCAAAAAACAAATTATTAAAAAAAGAACTTCTGATGATAAAAAAAATACTGACTTTAGGAATAGGCGCAAAAAAAATGATAGGAAAAAACATGAGCCGGCACCTAAACCTGATGTTCAAGTTATTAAAAAAGTTACTTTAGGTGAAAGTATAGTTGTTCAAGATTTTGCTAAAAAAATTGGAAAAACAGCTTCTGATATAATTAAAAAGTTAATTGGGTTAGGTGTTATGGCAACTGTTAATCAAGAAATTGATTTAGACACTGCTACTTTAGTTGCTGCTGAGTATGGTATTGAGGTTGAGTTTAAAACAGATAAACCAATGACTGAAATTGAAGAAATGGAAGATGCCCCCGAATCTTTAAAGGAAAGGCCACCGGTTGTAACTGTTATGGGGCATGTGGATCATGGAAAAACTTCCCTCCTTGACGCAATTAGAAAATCTAACGTAACGGCTACGGAAGCAGGGGGTATTACCCAGCATATCGGTGCTTACCAAGTGGAAATTAATAAACGTAAATTAACTTTTTTAGATACTCCTGGTCACGAAGCTTTTACAGCAATGCGAGCTAGGGGAGCACAAGCTACTGATATTGCCATCTTGGTTGTTGCTGCCGACGATGGTGTTATGCCACAAACTATTGAAGCAATAAACCATGCTAAAGCCGCGGAAGTTCCAATTATTGTAGCCATAAATAAAATTGATCGGCCAAATGCCGCTCCCGAAAGAGTTAAACAAGAATTAGCAGAGTATGGACTGATTTCTGAGGAATGGGGCGGTGATACTTTATTTGTTGAAGTTTCTGCCCTGAAGAAGCAAGGAATCAGTGAACTATTGGAAATGATTCTTTTAGTAGCGGACATGAGTGAGTTAAAGGCTAATCCCAACCGCTTAGCTTCCGGCGTAGTAATTGAAGCTAAATTAGATAAAGGGCGTGGCCCCGTAGCTACTATTTTAGTTCAAAAAGGAACGCTGCATATAGGGGATATTATTGTATCCGGTACTGTCTTTGGCAAGGTTCGTGCTATGATGGATGATAAGGGTAATAAAATAAACGGAGCCGGACCTTCCGTACCAGTAGAAGTTTTGGGGCTTTCAAATGTGCCTGAGGCTGGTGATATTTTCCAAGCAGTGGAAGATGAAAAATTAGCTAGAGAAGTTGTAAATCAAAGGCAGATTGTCAAGAGGCAGGAAGAATTACAAAAAGGCCATAAGGTAACCTTAGATGATTTGTTTGATAGCATTAATGCTGGGGAACTTAAAGAATTAAATATTATTTTGAAGGCTGATGTTCAGGGTTCAGTTGAAGCATTAAAACAGTCTCTAGAGGGTTTAAATACAGATGAAGTTAAGGTTAACGTTATTCATAATGGTGTTGGTGCTATAACGGAAACTGATGTAATGTTAGCTTCAGCATCTAATGCAATTATTATCGGTTTTAATGTACGGCCAGATAGTAATACTCGGAAAGCTGCAGAGAATGAACAAGTTGATATTAAGCTATACAGAGTTATTTACGAAGCTATTGATAATGTTAAGGCGGCTTTATCTGGTCTATTAGATCCAGAATGGAAAGAAAATGTAATTGGACGTGCAGAAGTTAGGCAAATATTTAAAGTACCTAAAGTTGGTACTGTAGCTGGTTCTTATGTTACCGACGGCAAAATCACCAATAAATCTAAAATTAGGGTAATTCGGGATGGAATTGTAATACACGAGGGAGAAATCGAGTCTTTACGTCGCTTTAAAGATGACGTAAAAGAAGTATCTCAAGGTTTCGAATGTGGATTGGGCTTGCAGCGCTTTAATGATATAAAAGAAGGAGACGTTTTTGAAGCTTATGTAATGGAAGAAGTTAAAAGAGAGTTAGACTAA
- a CDS encoding bifunctional oligoribonuclease/PAP phosphatase NrnA: MDIMNEIIKALKESQNVLIATHENPDGDCLGSAFALAEALKILGLKGLVVNNDPMPKNFFYMTGSRELILPVLLHNDFETAILVDCTDLGRLGFNLQEKCPSLKTIINIDHHVSNEYFGQLNYVDSRAAATGEIIYKLIKKMSVTITSSIATALYTAIVTDTGSFQFENTTPETLKIAGELMAAGADLKSIRKNIWDNRSLITLKLLHKALDSLQIEANGKLAWFSIDALTLENFKASAEHLEGLTGYPRSIEGVEVGIVFKEVNPAIIKISFRSKEYVNVNLLAQKFGGGGHPRAAGCTINGSLKEVIEMVTLEAEKMILEGKVAELK, translated from the coding sequence ATGGACATAATGAATGAAATTATTAAAGCTTTAAAAGAAAGTCAAAATGTTTTAATTGCTACTCATGAAAACCCTGATGGTGATTGCCTAGGATCTGCTTTTGCCTTGGCTGAAGCCCTTAAAATATTGGGGTTAAAAGGTTTAGTTGTTAATAATGACCCTATGCCCAAAAACTTTTTCTATATGACAGGGAGTCGTGAATTGATACTCCCTGTTTTATTACATAATGATTTTGAAACAGCTATTTTAGTCGACTGCACTGATCTAGGAAGGCTGGGTTTCAATCTGCAGGAAAAATGCCCATCCCTGAAAACTATTATAAATATTGACCACCATGTGAGTAATGAATATTTTGGACAGCTAAATTATGTGGATTCTAGGGCAGCAGCTACTGGCGAAATAATATATAAACTAATAAAAAAAATGTCCGTAACAATTACGTCAAGTATTGCAACTGCTTTGTATACTGCAATTGTAACTGATACTGGGTCATTTCAATTTGAAAATACCACTCCTGAGACTCTAAAAATAGCAGGTGAATTAATGGCAGCCGGCGCCGATTTAAAATCCATCAGAAAAAATATTTGGGATAATAGATCTTTAATCACTTTAAAATTATTGCATAAGGCGCTAGATTCCTTGCAAATTGAAGCTAATGGCAAATTGGCCTGGTTTTCCATAGATGCTCTAACTTTAGAGAATTTTAAAGCTAGTGCGGAGCATTTAGAAGGTTTGACGGGCTATCCCCGCTCCATTGAAGGAGTTGAAGTTGGTATTGTATTTAAAGAAGTTAATCCAGCTATAATTAAAATTAGTTTCCGATCAAAAGAATATGTGAATGTAAATCTATTGGCCCAAAAGTTTGGTGGGGGAGGACATCCAAGGGCAGCTGGTTGTACCATCAATGGATCTTTAAAAGAGGTTATAGAGATGGTTACACTTGAAGCAGAAAAAATGATTCTTGAAGGTAAGGTAGCAGAATTAAAATGA
- a CDS encoding bifunctional riboflavin kinase/FAD synthetase, with amino-acid sequence MKILYDLPDYQEQTVVALGNFDGVHLGHRKLITECVELARQQNALSVVVTFEPHPIRILYPEREFKTILNKNKKTEIISKLGVDILIYLTFDMSMAALKADEFAKEILHDKLNAKHVFVGFNYTFGAMASGNTRTLKELSSKLDFKLQVIKPVKIEQQVVSSSSIRKMLLEGKIEKAKQFLGYWPVLYGKVVLGRRVGRKIGFPTANLRVGQNILVPKSGVYASKIMIDNQEYLGMTNIGQKPTFGYNLPQTIEVNIFNFDQDIYGQELEISLVKRLRNEQKFHSPERLQKQLEQDRKDVFLALSRS; translated from the coding sequence ATGAAGATACTTTACGATTTACCTGATTATCAGGAACAAACGGTAGTTGCCCTGGGTAACTTTGATGGGGTACATCTAGGACATCGCAAACTAATCACTGAATGTGTAGAGCTAGCTCGTCAGCAAAATGCTTTATCTGTCGTTGTAACATTTGAGCCTCATCCAATTAGGATACTATATCCAGAGCGTGAATTTAAAACTATCTTAAATAAAAATAAGAAAACAGAAATTATTTCTAAGTTAGGAGTAGATATTTTAATCTACTTGACCTTTGACATGTCCATGGCGGCTTTGAAGGCTGATGAATTTGCCAAAGAAATTTTACATGACAAATTAAATGCTAAACATGTTTTTGTTGGCTTTAATTATACATTCGGTGCTATGGCAAGTGGAAATACTCGTACTTTAAAAGAGTTAAGTAGTAAGCTTGATTTCAAATTACAGGTTATCAAACCAGTAAAGATAGAACAACAAGTCGTAAGCAGTTCAAGTATTCGCAAAATGCTTTTGGAAGGCAAAATAGAAAAAGCAAAGCAGTTTTTAGGTTATTGGCCTGTTTTATATGGAAAGGTTGTTTTAGGACGCAGAGTTGGCCGGAAAATAGGGTTCCCTACTGCCAACTTACGAGTTGGTCAAAATATTTTAGTTCCTAAAAGTGGTGTCTATGCAAGTAAAATAATGATTGACAACCAAGAGTATTTAGGAATGACTAATATTGGACAAAAACCTACTTTTGGGTATAATTTACCTCAAACTATTGAAGTTAATATTTTTAACTTTGATCAGGATATTTATGGACAAGAATTAGAAATAAGCCTTGTTAAAAGATTACGTAATGAACAAAAATTCCACTCTCCTGAAAGATTACAAAAACAATTGGAACAAGACCGCAAAGATGTATTCTTAGCATTATCTAGATCTTAA
- a CDS encoding ribosomal L7Ae/L30e/S12e/Gadd45 family protein, with protein MKMQRIKNLLGFAQKSGNLISGDNTCRAKIKKCKLIILAENCSEDNFKYYSYQCAKQDIPILQILSKDEIGMAIGKSPRTVVGIIDANFAKQIIQIIAGEGKE; from the coding sequence ATGAAAATGCAAAGAATTAAAAACCTTTTAGGTTTTGCTCAAAAATCAGGTAATTTAATATCTGGAGATAATACTTGTCGAGCCAAAATTAAAAAATGTAAATTAATTATCTTAGCTGAAAATTGTTCGGAAGATAATTTTAAATATTATAGCTATCAATGTGCTAAACAGGATATACCTATTCTTCAAATTTTATCTAAAGATGAAATTGGAATGGCCATAGGAAAGTCCCCTAGAACCGTGGTAGGAATTATTGATGCAAATTTTGCAAAACAAATTATTCAAATAATTGCGGGAGAAGGGAAAGAATAG
- the rpsO gene encoding 30S ribosomal protein S15 — translation MLATDKKKEIIDKFKIHDNDTGSPEVQIAILTQRINDLTDHLKTHKKDHHSRRGLLKMVGQRRGLLNYLKDNYFDRYKKIVEDLGLRR, via the coding sequence GTGTTAGCAACTGATAAGAAAAAGGAGATTATTGATAAATTTAAAATACATGATAATGATACTGGCTCACCTGAAGTTCAAATTGCAATTCTTACACAGAGGATTAATGATTTAACAGACCACTTAAAAACCCATAAAAAAGACCACCACTCGCGTAGAGGTCTTTTGAAAATGGTTGGACAAAGAAGAGGATTGTTAAATTACCTTAAAGATAATTACTTTGATAGATATAAGAAAATAGTTGAAGATTTAGGCTTAAGAAGATAA
- a CDS encoding YlxR family protein, producing MCVGCREKKEKRSLIRIVRTPSEEVIIDSTGKKAGRGAYICPNVECLAKAVKSKSLERALVTNIAPNIIEDLEKKLKDENAKN from the coding sequence ATGTGTGTGGGCTGTAGAGAAAAAAAAGAGAAAAGATCTTTAATTAGAATTGTTAGGACTCCGTCAGAAGAAGTTATAATTGATTCTACGGGGAAAAAAGCAGGACGTGGTGCTTATATTTGTCCTAATGTGGAATGCCTAGCCAAAGCAGTAAAAAGCAAAAGTTTGGAAAGAGCGTTGGTTACCAACATAGCACCGAATATTATTGAGGATTTGGAAAAAAAGTTAAAAGATGAAAATGCAAAGAATTAA
- the nusA gene encoding transcription termination factor NusA: MNADFIEALKDIEEEKGIEANILLDAIEAALISAYKKNFGSLQNVRVSIDRVTGEIRVYARKNIVEEVQDSRVDISLEDARQINPNYEVGDVVEIEVTPREFGRIAAQTAKQVVVQRIREAERNIIYDEFVSREDDIVTGVVQRQELGNIFIDLGKVEALLAPPEQINGEQYNYNDRIKAYIVEVKKTTKGPQIMLSRTHPGLLKRLFELEVPEIHDGTVEIKAVAREAGSRSKIAVYSKDENIDPVGACVGPKGMRVQAIVNELKGEKIDIVKWSKDVAAYVANSLSPAKVLSVEVNEEQKVAMVVVPDYQLSLAIGKEGQNARLAAKLTNWKIDIKSESQAVGIEKEPDIFEED, translated from the coding sequence ATGAATGCGGATTTTATTGAGGCATTAAAGGATATTGAGGAAGAGAAAGGGATAGAGGCCAATATACTATTGGATGCTATCGAAGCTGCGCTTATTTCGGCATATAAAAAGAATTTTGGGTCTCTCCAAAATGTTCGAGTAAGTATTGATCGAGTCACGGGTGAGATTAGAGTGTACGCTCGTAAGAATATTGTGGAGGAAGTCCAAGATAGTAGAGTAGATATTTCTTTAGAAGATGCTCGTCAAATAAATCCTAACTATGAAGTAGGAGATGTAGTGGAAATAGAGGTTACTCCTCGGGAATTCGGCCGAATTGCAGCCCAAACGGCAAAGCAAGTAGTTGTTCAGAGAATTCGAGAAGCGGAGCGGAACATAATTTATGATGAATTTGTCAGCAGGGAAGATGATATTGTAACTGGTGTTGTGCAGCGCCAAGAATTAGGGAACATCTTTATCGACCTTGGTAAGGTTGAAGCCCTCTTAGCTCCACCTGAACAAATAAATGGTGAACAATACAACTATAATGATAGGATCAAAGCCTATATAGTTGAAGTTAAAAAAACAACAAAAGGGCCCCAAATTATGCTTTCTCGTACCCACCCAGGGCTATTAAAAAGACTTTTTGAGTTAGAAGTACCTGAAATTCACGATGGTACGGTTGAAATCAAAGCAGTGGCTAGAGAAGCCGGCTCTAGATCCAAAATTGCTGTCTATTCAAAGGATGAAAATATTGATCCTGTTGGAGCATGCGTTGGTCCAAAGGGTATGCGTGTGCAGGCCATTGTTAATGAACTTAAAGGTGAAAAAATTGATATAGTGAAATGGAGTAAAGATGTTGCTGCCTATGTTGCAAATTCCCTTAGTCCTGCCAAGGTGCTAAGTGTAGAAGTTAATGAGGAACAAAAAGTGGCAATGGTTGTTGTTCCTGATTATCAATTATCTTTAGCAATTGGTAAAGAGGGGCAAAATGCTAGATTAGCAGCCAAGTTAACAAATTGGAAAATAGACATAAAAAGCGAATCCCAAGCCGTTGGGATTGAAAAGGAACCTGACATATTTGAGGAGGATTAA
- the rimP gene encoding ribosome maturation factor RimP: MSRDNIEVKAEKLVHSAVEEAGYDLVEVQYVKEGPNWYLRFFIDHAEGIGLDDCELVSRKIEVLLDEAELISGSYILEVSSLGIERPLKKIDDFIKYQGEHIEINTYAPVEGSKNFKGILKNSTSEKITLDIDGKEQHIPYKNISNAHLVVEF, encoded by the coding sequence ATGAGTAGAGACAACATAGAGGTCAAAGCTGAGAAATTAGTACATTCTGCCGTGGAAGAGGCAGGTTATGATTTAGTTGAAGTTCAGTATGTAAAAGAAGGACCCAATTGGTATTTACGTTTTTTTATAGATCATGCCGAGGGTATTGGATTAGATGACTGCGAATTAGTAAGTCGGAAAATCGAAGTACTATTAGACGAAGCTGAGCTAATTTCAGGTAGTTATATTTTAGAAGTATCTTCCCTTGGAATTGAACGCCCATTAAAAAAAATAGATGATTTTATTAAATATCAAGGCGAGCACATTGAAATAAATACTTATGCCCCGGTAGAAGGTAGTAAAAATTTTAAAGGAATTTTAAAGAATAGCACGTCAGAAAAAATTACACTGGACATTGATGGTAAAGAACAACATATCCCATATAAAAATATTAGTAATGCTCATTTAGTGGTAGAATTTTAA
- the truB gene encoding tRNA pseudouridine(55) synthase TruB, which translates to MNGLINVLKPPGMTSHDVVGWMRKQLNIKKIGHTGTLDPAVPGVLVIAVGQATRLAEYVQEYAKSYRCELILGITTDSQDLEGKLQGRNAVKTAHLEMFDQVYQQFIGKIEQIPPMVSAVHYQGQRLYELAKKGIEVERQPRQVEIYDLKIVKKYFDEEPYRVLFDVSCSKGTYIRTLCHDLGQKLGCGAAMAFLLRTATGPFCVSEAWTLEEIENAIQNKEYSFLLPLERAVEQLPAVVIQNNAVEAALNGRNIFLPDVVYYPKDLDEGSKVAVFSPNNKLIAIGIWEKQNKNVRMTKVLK; encoded by the coding sequence ATGAATGGTTTAATAAATGTATTGAAACCACCTGGTATGACCTCCCACGATGTAGTTGGCTGGATGCGCAAACAGTTGAATATAAAAAAAATTGGTCATACAGGCACACTAGATCCTGCAGTGCCCGGGGTATTGGTTATTGCTGTTGGACAAGCTACAAGACTGGCAGAATATGTTCAAGAATATGCGAAAAGTTATCGCTGTGAGCTTATTTTGGGAATAACGACAGATAGTCAAGATTTAGAAGGAAAACTGCAGGGAAGAAATGCTGTTAAGACTGCTCATCTGGAAATGTTTGATCAAGTATATCAACAATTTATTGGTAAAATAGAACAAATACCTCCTATGGTATCAGCTGTTCATTACCAGGGACAAAGATTATACGAATTAGCCAAAAAAGGCATTGAGGTTGAAAGACAACCTAGACAAGTTGAAATTTATGATTTAAAAATCGTTAAAAAATACTTTGATGAAGAGCCTTATCGTGTTCTATTTGATGTTAGTTGTTCCAAAGGTACCTACATTCGTACATTATGCCATGATCTAGGTCAAAAGTTGGGCTGCGGTGCAGCAATGGCCTTTTTACTACGCACAGCGACTGGCCCATTTTGTGTTTCTGAAGCCTGGACTCTAGAAGAAATAGAAAATGCTATTCAAAATAAGGAATATAGCTTCTTGCTTCCCCTTGAAAGAGCTGTTGAACAACTACCGGCAGTAGTCATTCAAAACAACGCAGTCGAGGCGGCATTAAATGGAAGAAACATTTTTTTGCCTGATGTGGTTTATTATCCTAAGGATTTAGATGAAGGAAGCAAAGTTGCTGTCTTTAGCCCTAACAATAAGTTAATTGCTATTGGAATATGGGAAAAACAAAACAAAAATGTACGTATGACAAAAGTTCTGAAATAA
- the rbfA gene encoding 30S ribosome-binding factor RbfA, whose amino-acid sequence MVFQRNQRIAEEMKREIAQIIRDELKDPRIGFITVTAVDVTGDLRYAKVFVSIYGNEEEKTRSLTALNKAKGFVRKEIGKRIQLRYIPEISFVFDESIEHGAKIAKILHQVSTDEGENFNGHNE is encoded by the coding sequence TTGGTTTTTCAACGTAATCAACGTATAGCCGAAGAAATGAAGAGAGAAATTGCTCAAATTATTCGAGATGAATTAAAAGACCCGCGCATTGGCTTTATTACAGTAACGGCCGTTGATGTAACTGGCGATTTGCGTTACGCTAAAGTCTTTGTCAGCATCTATGGTAATGAGGAAGAGAAGACACGTTCTTTGACGGCTTTAAATAAAGCTAAGGGTTTTGTAAGAAAGGAAATTGGGAAACGTATACAACTTCGTTATATACCCGAGATTAGTTTTGTTTTTGATGAGTCAATCGAACATGGAGCTAAGATTGCTAAAATTTTACACCAAGTCAGTACTGACGAAGGGGAAAATTTTAATGGACATAATGAATGA